AAGAGGAACTGGTGGACGCCCTTAGGGATGCTGGACTTCAGGTTACTCAAGCTACCGTATCCAGAGATATGAAAGAGCTTATGCTTATTAAAGTACCCGCTGGCGATGGACGTTATAAATATTCGCTGCCACAGGATCAGCAGCGCCAGAATCCGATCAATAAGCTGAAGCGGGCGCTTATCGATCATTTCACCCATATCGACTTTACCGAGAATCTGGTGGTTATGAAATGCTTGCCGGGCACAGCCAATGCGATTGGCGCGCTGATTGACAACATGGAATGGCCAGAGGTTATGGGTACGATATGCGGCGATGATACGATTCTTATCATTTGCAGAACGAAGGAGAAGAGCGGCGAGCTTGTCGAGAAGCTGCTCGACCTTCTGAATTAAACATTGTTGGAGGTCATTGGCCATGCTGCGCGAGCTATCCATTCGGAATTTAGCCGTTATTGAGGAAGTAAACGTTTCGTTTCATCATGGATTTCATGTATTAACAGGTGAGACAGGTGCAGGGAAATCAATTCTAATTGACGCACTTAGCTTAATTGTTGGTGGACGGGGCTCCGCAGATATGGTCAGGTATGGCTGTGATAAAGCCGAGATGGAGGCAATGTTCGATTTGCCGTCTCAACATCCGGTATGGGCGGTAATGGAGCGGCTTGGGGTACAGGCTCCAAGAGAAGAGATGCTTGTTATTAGACGAGAGCTGACTGCTCATGGCAAGAGCAGCAGCCGTGTTAACGGCCAGCTTGTCACGATGACGATGCTGAGGGAGATCGGTGAATGCCTCGTTAATATCCATGGCCAGCATGAGCATCAATCGCTCTTGCGCACCGAACAGCATCTGGAATGGCTGGACTTGTTCGCGGGCGATCTGCTGATTGAGCGGAAGACCGCCTACAAAGCTGTGTACCAGCAGCTTCAGCAAGCCCGTTCATCCGTTCGCGAGCTTGAAGAGACAACCCGCCATAATGTTCAGATGCTGGATTTGTACCGCTACCAGATCGAAGAGATCACAAATGCCAACCTGAAGGACGGCGAGGATGAGCATTTATTGGAGGAACGCCGCAAGCTGCAGTATGCAGGCAAACGGATGGACTCTGTATCCGAAGCATACGCCTTGCTGTATAACGGTAAAGGGCTCGATGCTATCAGCAAGGCGATCAGCAAGCTGACCGATATCCAGTCTTATGATCCTGCAGTGCTGACACCTATGCTTGAACAACTTCAGTCTGCTTATTATCAAGCCGAGGATGCGGTATTTCAGCTTCGCGATTACCGTGACAGCATTGATTCTGATCCTGGGCAGCTGTCCGTTATTGAAGACAGGCTGGATTTGATCAATGGACTGAAGCGCAAATACGGAGAGACGATTCCGGATATTCTTCAATATTTGGATCGCATTACGGAAGAGCGTGACAAAATTGAAAACCGCGATGAGTATTTGGATAAGCTGCGCAAGGATGAACTGCGGCTGTATTTGCAGGCACATGAATTAGCGCAGGAGCTGTCCGAGCTTCGTTCCCATGCATCCGAACGTCTCGCGGCCGCAATCGAGCTTGAGCTTAAGCAGCTTCAAATGGGCAATACGATTTTCCGGGTACAGTTGGATCATCCGACAGCGAGTGAAACGTCTGAGATGGCGGCTCTAAACGCTAACGGTATAGATGAAGCGATCTTTATGCTGTCGACGAATCCGGGCGAGCCGCTCAAACCGCTTAATAAAATTGCTTCCGGCGGTGAAATGTCCCGAATTATGCTTGCGCTTAAAGCAATCTTTGCCGAGATTGATCAGGTGCCTGTTCTGGTCTTTGATGAAGTGGATACTGGCGTCAGCGGCAGAGCAGCACAGGCCATTGCCGAGAAAATGTCGCAGTTGTCGTCCAAATGCCAGATCTTCTCGATTACGCATCTGCCTCAAGTTGCTTGTATGGCTGATCACCATTACGAAATTAAGAAGCATATTATTGAACAACGTACTTCCACAAATGTCACGAAGCTGGTGGAGCACTCGCGTATTGAAGAACTTGCCCGCATGTTGGGCGGCGTTGAAGTAACGGAAAAAACCCGCCATCATGCTCAAGAAATGCTTGTTTTGGCGGATCGGCAGAAGGGAGCCTAAAGGAAGGTATTCAGGGAATGTTTTGTGGTCATAAAACAAACAGTGCGGGGTAACTTAAAGGTACGCCAATGGCGAAACGACCTTTCTCGTCATGCGATGGAATAACAGGGAGCGTGAAATCATTGAACTCCAGCCCAAGGAAGAAATGGTTTGGCCTAGTTCTCGTTATCTGCGTCTGCATGATCGGACTCTCCGCGCCGTTTCAACATTTTGCCGCATTCCCGAATGAACTTCGTTTA
This region of Paenibacillus sp. JDR-2 genomic DNA includes:
- the ahrC gene encoding transcriptional regulator AhrC/ArgR, whose translation is MKGIRQYKIKELITKNTIETQEELVDALRDAGLQVTQATVSRDMKELMLIKVPAGDGRYKYSLPQDQQRQNPINKLKRALIDHFTHIDFTENLVVMKCLPGTANAIGALIDNMEWPEVMGTICGDDTILIICRTKEKSGELVEKLLDLLN
- the recN gene encoding DNA repair protein RecN codes for the protein MLRELSIRNLAVIEEVNVSFHHGFHVLTGETGAGKSILIDALSLIVGGRGSADMVRYGCDKAEMEAMFDLPSQHPVWAVMERLGVQAPREEMLVIRRELTAHGKSSSRVNGQLVTMTMLREIGECLVNIHGQHEHQSLLRTEQHLEWLDLFAGDLLIERKTAYKAVYQQLQQARSSVRELEETTRHNVQMLDLYRYQIEEITNANLKDGEDEHLLEERRKLQYAGKRMDSVSEAYALLYNGKGLDAISKAISKLTDIQSYDPAVLTPMLEQLQSAYYQAEDAVFQLRDYRDSIDSDPGQLSVIEDRLDLINGLKRKYGETIPDILQYLDRITEERDKIENRDEYLDKLRKDELRLYLQAHELAQELSELRSHASERLAAAIELELKQLQMGNTIFRVQLDHPTASETSEMAALNANGIDEAIFMLSTNPGEPLKPLNKIASGGEMSRIMLALKAIFAEIDQVPVLVFDEVDTGVSGRAAQAIAEKMSQLSSKCQIFSITHLPQVACMADHHYEIKKHIIEQRTSTNVTKLVEHSRIEELARMLGGVEVTEKTRHHAQEMLVLADRQKGA